The Microterricola viridarii nucleotide sequence GAGGGCGCCCTCCGCCCGTCCTCCCTGGCCGAGTTCGTCGGCCAGGTCAAGGTGCGCGGCCAGCTGCAACTGCTGCTCACCGCCGCGACCATGCAGGGCCGCACCCCCGACCACATCCTCTTCGCCGGCCCGCCCGGCCTCGGCAAGACGACGCTGGCCATGATCGTCGCGCACGAGGGCAACCGGCCGCTGCGCATGGCCAGCGGCCCGGCCATCCAGCACGCCGGCGACCTCGCCGCCGTGCTCAGCTCGCTCGTCCCCGGCGAGGTCCTCTTCATCGACGAGATCCACCGGATGGCGCGCTCCGCCGAGGAGATGCTCTACCTGGCGATGGAGGACTTCCGCATCGACATCATGGTGGGCAAGGGCGCCGGCGCCACCTCCGTGCCGCTCGAGCTGGCCCCGTTCACCCTCGTCGGTGCCACCACCCGGGCCGGGCTGCTGCCGAACCCGCTGCGCGACCGCTTCGGCTTCACCGCCCACCTCGAGTTCTACGGCGACGAGGAGCTGGAGCGGGTGCTCAGCCGGGCCGCCGCCCTGCTCGGGCTGGACATCGACAAGGCGGCGATCGCCGAGATCGCCGGCCGCTGCCGCGGCACCCCGCGGATTGCCAACCGGCTGCTGCGCCGCGTGCGCGACTATGCGCTGGTGTACTCGACCGGGACGGGCACGGCCGATGTGCACGCCGTGCGGGCGGCCCTCGAGCTCTACGACGTCGACGCGCTCGGCCTGGACCGGCTGGACCGGGCGGTCATGGAGATCATCCTCAGCCGCTTCGACGGCGGGCCGGTCGGGCTGAACACCCTCGCCGTCTCGGTGGGGGAGGAGGCCGAGACGATCGAGGCCGTTGTCGAGCCATTTCTGGTTCGCATCGGACTGTTAACGCGCACCCCGCGGGGACGCGTGGCGACGGCCGCCGCCTGGCAACACTTCGGCATGCAGCCGGCTGCGGCCCGCTCCATGCAAGATGACCTATAATTCAAGCTGGCTCACCAAGTGCCGCCCTCGACTGAGGCGGGCGTACAGCCGCAAATCGGAAGGTTTTCCAACTTTATGGATCCGTTGACAATGATCATGCTCGCCGTTCTCGCGGTGCTCATCTTCTTCATGTTCCGCAACAGCCGCAAGCGCCAGAAGGATGCAGCTCAGCTGCAGACCCAGGTCGTTCCCGGTGCCAAGGTCATGACCAACTCCGGTTTGTTCGGAACGATCCTGTCGATTGACGACGAGGAGAACGAGGTCCTCCTCGAGTCCACCCCCGGCACCGTTCTGGCCCTGCACCGCCAGACCATCGCCCGCGTGGTCACTCCGGTCGAGGCCGTTGCCACCGCAGAGAGCGTCGTCGACGAGGCCGCTCCGGAGTTCGGTGAGCGCATCGAGGACGCCGGCACCGATTCCGGCGACGTCGACGGTTCCGCCGACAAGAAGTCGAACGACTAAATAGTCCGTTTTCCGTGCCCACGCCAATGATGGCGTGGGCACGAACGTAGAAAGCTGAGTTCCGCGGTGGCAAAGTCGACCCCGGTCAAGAAAGCCTGGCGTAGCCTCTCCTGGCTCGCCGTCATCATTGTTGGCCTGTTTGCCATCAACGCAGCAGGCGTGATGTGGGGCGGTGGATCGTGGACGCCGAAGCTCGCACTCGACCTCGAGGGCGGAACGCAGATTATTCTCGCCCCGAAGACCGAGAGCGGCCAGACTGTCTCGCAGGAGCAGCTTGACCAGGCGGTGACGATCATTCGCCAGCGCGTGGACGCCTCCGGCGTCTCCGAGGCGGAGATCAGCACGCAGGGTGGGCAGAACATCGTCGTCGCCATCCCCGGCGAGCTCGACGATGAGACCCGCAACCGCATCCAGTCCTCCTCGAAGCTCGAGCTGCGGCCCGTCCTCGTCGCGGGAACCCCCACGGACCAGTCCGTCGGTGGAGACACCGCGACCCCCGAGCCCAGCGCAGAGCCGACCCCCGCGGCCACCCCGAGCGTCACGCCGAGCAACGGCAGCGACCTCGCCTGGGTGACCCCGGAGCTGCAGGCCCAGTTCGAGACCTTCGACTGCGCCTCCACCGAGGCAGACACAGCCAACGCGGCGCCCGCCGACCAGCCGCTCATCACCTGTGACGACACCGGCACAGTCAAGTACATCCTCGGCCCGGTCGAGGTCGAGGGCGCGAACATCTCCGACGCCACCGCCGGCATGGAGACCACCCAGTCCGGTGCCAGCACCGGCCGCTGGGTCATCAACCTCGTCTTCGACGGCCAGGGCACCAAGGACTTCGCCGAGGTCAGCACTCGCCTCTTCGGCCTGAAGTCGACGCCGCCGCTGGACCAGTTCGCCTTCGTGCTCGACGGCCAGGTGCTCTCCGCCCCGCAGATGAACGGCATCATCACCGACGGCCGCCCGTCCATCTCCGGAAACTTCACGGAGGCCAGCGCCAAGGCCCTCGCCGACCAGCTCAAGTTCGGCGCCCTGCCGATCAGCTTCACCGTGCAGAGCTCCGAGACGATCTCCGCCACACTCGGCAGCTCGCAGCTGCAGAGCGGAATCATCGCCGGTATCTTCGGTCTGATCCTCGTCATCATCTACACACTGTTCCAGTACCGCCTGCTCGGCATGGTGACGATCGCGTCCCTCGTCGTCGCGGCGATCATGACCTACATCACGATCACGATCCTGTCCTGGACGCAGGGCTACCGGCTGTCCCTGGCCGGTGTCGCCGGTCTGATTGTGGCCATTGGTTTCACCGCGGACTCGTTCATCGTCTACTTCGAGCGTGTGCGCGATGAGCTCCGCGAGGGGCGCATCCTCACCTCGGCCGTCGAGGCCGGCTGGAAGCGCGCCGTGCGGACGATCTTCGCCTCCAAGGCCACCAACCTGCTCGCGGCCGTCGTGCTGTACCTGGTCGCGGTCGGCAGCGTGCGCGGCTTCGCCTTCACCCTCGGTGTGACGACGATCATCGACGTCATCATCGTGATCATGTTCACCCACCCGATGCTGCAGCTGCTCTCGCGCACCAAGTTCTTCTCGAGCGGCCACCCCTGGAGCGGTCTCGACCCGCAGGCGCTCGGCGCCGTCTACCGGGGGCGCGCGGAGTTCCGCAAGCCCGCGGCATCCCTCGACCCGAAGAAGGCCGCGTCCAGCGCCCGCGAGGCAGGCAAGCGCCAGACCATCGCCGAGCGCAAGGCCGCTGAGCTCGCCGCCGCGAGCCACGGCGCCTCCACCGGCGGCGACACCAAGACCACGGAAGGCAAGGAATCCTGATGGCCAACCGCATGGCTACCTTCGGCAACGACCTCTACACCGGCAAGCGCTCCTTCAACTTCGTGGGCAAGCGCAACACCTGGTACATCATCATCGGCGCGCTCGTGCTCGCCGCCATCCTGATCCCGATCGTCAAGGGCGGGTTCAACTTCGGCATCGAGTTCCGCGGCGGCTCGCAGTTCGTCGTCACCAGTGTCGCGGACGCCAGCCAGGAGCCGGCCATCGAGGCCGTCGCCTCCGTGGTCCCCGAGGCCGTCGCCCGTGTCAGCACGGTCGGCGACAGCGGCGTGCGCGTGCAGACCGACCAGCTCACCCAGGAGCAGACCAGCGAGGTCGCCACCGCCCTCGCCGAGGCCTATGACGTGCCGGTGAGCGAGGTCGCATCCTCGTTCATCGGCCCGGTCTGGGGCGCGGACATCACCAGGCAGACGATCCAGGGCCTCATCGTCCTGCTCGTGCTCGCCGCCGTCGGCATGGCG carries:
- the yajC gene encoding preprotein translocase subunit YajC, with amino-acid sequence MDPLTMIMLAVLAVLIFFMFRNSRKRQKDAAQLQTQVVPGAKVMTNSGLFGTILSIDDEENEVLLESTPGTVLALHRQTIARVVTPVEAVATAESVVDEAAPEFGERIEDAGTDSGDVDGSADKKSND
- the secD gene encoding protein translocase subunit SecD produces the protein MAKSTPVKKAWRSLSWLAVIIVGLFAINAAGVMWGGGSWTPKLALDLEGGTQIILAPKTESGQTVSQEQLDQAVTIIRQRVDASGVSEAEISTQGGQNIVVAIPGELDDETRNRIQSSSKLELRPVLVAGTPTDQSVGGDTATPEPSAEPTPAATPSVTPSNGSDLAWVTPELQAQFETFDCASTEADTANAAPADQPLITCDDTGTVKYILGPVEVEGANISDATAGMETTQSGASTGRWVINLVFDGQGTKDFAEVSTRLFGLKSTPPLDQFAFVLDGQVLSAPQMNGIITDGRPSISGNFTEASAKALADQLKFGALPISFTVQSSETISATLGSSQLQSGIIAGIFGLILVIIYTLFQYRLLGMVTIASLVVAAIMTYITITILSWTQGYRLSLAGVAGLIVAIGFTADSFIVYFERVRDELREGRILTSAVEAGWKRAVRTIFASKATNLLAAVVLYLVAVGSVRGFAFTLGVTTIIDVIIVIMFTHPMLQLLSRTKFFSSGHPWSGLDPQALGAVYRGRAEFRKPAASLDPKKAASSAREAGKRQTIAERKAAELAAASHGASTGGDTKTTEGKES
- the ruvB gene encoding Holliday junction branch migration DNA helicase RuvB, whose translation is MSFDDTPAELLAPELESETELAFEGALRPSSLAEFVGQVKVRGQLQLLLTAATMQGRTPDHILFAGPPGLGKTTLAMIVAHEGNRPLRMASGPAIQHAGDLAAVLSSLVPGEVLFIDEIHRMARSAEEMLYLAMEDFRIDIMVGKGAGATSVPLELAPFTLVGATTRAGLLPNPLRDRFGFTAHLEFYGDEELERVLSRAAALLGLDIDKAAIAEIAGRCRGTPRIANRLLRRVRDYALVYSTGTGTADVHAVRAALELYDVDALGLDRLDRAVMEIILSRFDGGPVGLNTLAVSVGEEAETIEAVVEPFLVRIGLLTRTPRGRVATAAAWQHFGMQPAAARSMQDDL